Proteins from a single region of Ziziphus jujuba cultivar Dongzao chromosome 1, ASM3175591v1:
- the LOC107405761 gene encoding uncharacterized protein LOC107405761, which translates to MAACNLGTLNIKISNLNFGRRRAGSLQFYNMRTSAGQRPLQYAGCIISRSSKRLLSVCRGSSLETLSATTLEDSSEENKYSGSRSQLIPNFDEVESLLTKICDTTSIAEFELKLGGFQLHLLRDLTGKISTAPIPSPVPVSASTTAEEPASNGSVSSESLAIMKPPTSSRDIQTMLDNPADEGLVIIRSPRVGFFRRSRTIKGKRAPPPCQEKQVVEEGKVICFVEQLGGELPIESDVTGEVIKILVEDGDPVGYNDALIAILPSFPGIKLQ; encoded by the exons GTAACTTAGGgacattaaatataaaaatttctaacCTGAACTTTGGTAGAAGAAGAGCTGGGTCCTTACAATTTTACAACATGAGGACTTCAGCAGGGCAAAGACCACTACAATATGCAGGTTGCATAATATCAAGATCATCAAAGAGATTGTTGAGCGTTTGCAGGGGTTCATCATTAGAAACTCTGT CTGCTACAACTTTAGAAGACAGTTCTGAAGAGAATAAATATTCTGGTTCCAGAAGCCAGCTCATTCCAAATTTTGATGAG GTAGAATCTCTCCTGACAAAAATATGTGACACAACTTCAATTGCAGAGTTTGAATTAAAA CTTGGGGGGTTCCAGTTGCATTTGTTGAGGGACTTGACTGGAAAAATCAGTACTGCACCAATCCCAAGTCCTGTTCCTGTCAGTGCAAGTACAACAGCTGAAGAACCGGCTTCAAATGGGTCTGTTTCTTCAGAATCGTTAGCTATAATGAAGCCGCCAACTTCTTCAAGGGATATCCAAACTATGCTAGATAATCCGGCAGATGAAGGTTTGGTGATAATTCGGTCTCCAAGG GTAGGGTTTTTTAGGAGATCTCGGACCATAAAGGGGAAGCGTGCTCCACCGCCATGTCAGGAG AAGCAAGTAGTGGAGGAGGGCAAAGTGATCTGCTTTGTAGAACAGCTTGGAGGAGAGCTCCCAATTGAG TCTGATGTAACTGGGGAGGTGATCAAGATCCTAGTAGAGGATGGTG ATCCTGTTGGATATAACGACGCTCTCATTGCCATTCTACCCTCATTTCCCGGGATTAAGCTTCAATAG